One Hevea brasiliensis isolate MT/VB/25A 57/8 chromosome 5, ASM3005281v1, whole genome shotgun sequence genomic region harbors:
- the LOC110661472 gene encoding cytoplasmic tRNA 2-thiolation protein 1: protein MEEVADTKARKGAARLCSLCDQRRAALKRPKTLEQICRECFYMVFEEEIHRVIVENQLFKPGERVAIGASGGKDSTVLAYVLSELNRRHNYDLDLFLLSVDEGITGYRDDSLETVKRNEIQYGLPLKIVSYKDLYGWTMDEIVKMIGLKNNCTFCGVFRRQALDRGAALLKVDKVATGHNADDIAETVLLNILRGDIARLSRCTSITTGEDGPIPRCKPFKYTYEKEIVMYAYFKRLDYFSTECIYSPNAYRGFAREFIKDLERIRPRAILDIIKSGENFRISTNTKMPEQGTCERCGYISSQKWCKACVLLEGLNRGLPKLGIGRSRGLDNDGRKDMKHSNGTKNIESKQCGTLDF, encoded by the exons ATGGAGGAAGTCGCCGACACGAAGGCCCGGAAGGGTGCTGCTCGCCTCTGTAGCCTCTGTGATCAGAGAAGGGCTGCTCTTAAAAGACCCAAAACTCTAGAGCAG ATTTGCAGGGAGTGTTTTTATATGGTGTTTGAGGAAGAGATACACCGAGTGATTGTGGAAAACCAGCTATTCAAGCCTGGTGAGCGTGTTGCTATTGGTGCCTCTGGTGGTAAAG ATTCTACAGTTCTCGCTTATGTGTTATCAGAATTAAATCGCCGGCATAATTATGACCTCGATCTGTTCTTATTGTCTGTTGACGAAGGCATTACTGGTTACAGGGATGACTCGCTTGAAACTGTCAAAAGAAATGAAATTCAG TATGGCTTGCCCTTGAAGATTGTTTCCTACAAGGATTTGTATGGATGGACAATGGATGAGATTGTGAAGATGATAGGTTTAAAGAATAATTGCACATTTTGTGGTGTTTTTCGTCGTCAG GCCCTTGATCGAGGTGCTGCATTGTTGAAAGTAGACAAGGTTGCTACTGGGCATAACGCAGATGATATTGCCGAAACAGTTCTTTTGAATATATTGCGAGGAGATATTGCTAG ATTGAGTAGATGCACTTCAATAACAACTGGTGAAGATGGTCCAATTCCAAGATGCAAGCCTTTCAAGTACACCTATGAGAAGGAGATTGTTAT GTATGCTTATTTCAAAAGGCTGGATTACTTCTCCACAGAAT GTATATATTCTCCAAATGCATACCGTGGTTTTGCTCGTGAGTTCATCAAAGATTTGGAGAGAATCAG GCCTAGGGCCATACTTGACATCATTAAATCAGGGGAGAATTTCAGAATATCCACTAATACAAAAATGCCAGAGCAGGGGACTTGTGAACGTTGTGGTTACATTTCAAGCCAG AAATGGTGTAAAGCTTGTGTTCTACTTGAGGGACTGAACCGGGGTTTGCCAAAGTTGGGTATTGGGCGAAGCCGAGGCCTTGATAATGATGGCAGAAAGGATATGAAACACAGTAACGGAACAAAAAATATTGAGAGCAAACAATGTGGAACTTTGGATTTCTGA
- the LOC110661473 gene encoding uncharacterized protein LOC110661473, with protein sequence MANREDPVPDSCGALTIDGDGKLKITYQGGLPIFINPDMAAKNLGMNLKTGHNWSLTSWLSEKVPDPGAFKLGLDPSGANELVKILVTAPIICCGLGLVGHFLGCEFEAIHSLSTYEEEEQQTELGIMQEEPEMVTPGVVLGKAAEVKPGKGAYLAPYRNTEILYVYSSLAGVRRTLSPPPDSPDQRPVVEIIGHKAQGAVPEPGSVVIARVTKVMAKMASADIMCVGPKSVQEKFTGIIRQQDVRATEIDKVDMHLSFRPGDIVRALVLSLGDARAYYLSTAKNELGVVSAESTAGATMVPISWTEMQCSLTGQIEQRKVAKVGS encoded by the exons ATGGCCAACCGAGAAGATCCTGTTCCTGATTCTTGTGGTGCTCTAACCATAGATGGGGATGGAAAGTTGAAGATCACTTATCAAGGAGGCCTGCCAATATTTATTAATCCTGATATGGCTGCAAAGAATTTAG GCATGAATCTCAAGACTGGGCATAATTGGTCACTAACTTCATGGTTAAGTGAAAAAGTTCCAGATCCAGGGGCTTTCAAGCTAGGCCTAGATCCAAGTGGTGCTAATGAGCTAGTT aaaattttgGTCACTGCCCCAATAATCTGCTGTGGGCTGGGCTTAGtgggtcattttctgggttgcgaATTTGAGGCGATTCATTCGCTTAGCACATACGAGGAAGAAGAGCAGCAGACAGAGCTAGGGATAATGCAAGAAGAACCGGAGATGGTGACACCAGGAGTGGTGTTAGGGAAAGCAGCTGAAGTGAAACCAGGGAAAGGTGCGTACTTGGCACCCTATCGTAACACTGAAATCCTCTACGTCTACTCCTCCCTCGCGGGTGTCCGCCGCACTCTGTCGCCTCCCCCCGACTCTCCCGACCAG AGGCCAGTTGTGGAAATAATTGGACACAAGGCTCAGGGTGCTGTTCCAGAGCCTGGTTCTGTTGTCATTGCCCGA GTTACTAAAGTGATGGCTAAAATGGCATCGGCTGACATTATGTGTGTTGGTCCCAAGTCTGTGCAAGAAAAGTTCACTGGCATAATTAG GCAACAAGACGTAAGAGCTACTGAGATTGACAAAGTGGATATGCATTTATCTTTTCGGCCTGGTGACATTGTCAGAGCTCTAGTG TTGTCCCTTGGAGATGCACGGGCTTATTACCTTTCTACTGCCAAGAATGAGTTGGGTGTTGTATCTGCAGAGAGCACAGCAG GTGCAACAATGGTTCCCATAAGCTGGACAGAGATGCAATGCTCATTGACTGGCCAAATTGAGCAAAGAAAAGTTGCTAAGGTTGGAAGCTGA
- the LOC110661474 gene encoding uncharacterized protein LOC110661474: MGSVERKKRFPALLVPLVLALLFLERFTVIYGLNYTNYRQVSSLRLKRIQRHLDKINKPAVMTIESSDGDIIDCVHKRKQPALDHPLLKNHKIQRVPSEMPRVKVMNKAEEGKDPNKTMSNEAVKGAWQIWHRNGTRCPKGTVPIRRSTVHDVLRAKSLFDFGKKQRSLSLARRSDAPDVVSGNGHEHAIAYTGTSQELYGAKATINVWDPSIQLVNEFSLSQIWVLSGSFDGSDLNSIEAGWQVSPELYGDSRPRLFTYWTSDSYQATGCYNLLCAGFVQSNSRIAIGAAISPVSSNAGNQYDITILIWKDPKLGNWWMGFSDNTLVGYWPAELFTHLADHATMVEWGGEVVNSRANGQHTSTQMGSGHFAEDGFGKASYFRNLEIVDSDNSLSSAQAISILAENTNCYNIKSSYNNEWGTYFYYGGPGKNPQCP, translated from the exons ATGGGTTCTGTAGAAAGGAAGAAAAGATTTCCAGCACTTCTTGTTCCTCTTGTTCTTGCCCTTCTTTTCCTTGAAAGATTTACTGTCATTTATGGTCTAAATTACACAAATTATAGGCAAGTGAGTAGCTTGAGACTTAAAAGGATTCAAAGGCATTTGGACAAGATTAACAAGCCTGCTGTTATGACCATAGAG AGCTCAGATGGAGATATCATAGATTGTGTTCATAAAAGAAAACAGCCAGCTCTAGATCACCCTCTATTAAAGAATCACAAGATTCAG AGAGTGCCATCAGAAATGCCAAGAGTGAAAGTGATGAATAAGGCAGAAGAGGGAAAAGATCCAAACAAAACTATGAGTAATGAAGCAGTGAAAGGTGCATGGCAAATTTGGCATAGAAATGGCACAAGATGCCCAAAAGGTACCGTCCCAATACGGCGGAGCACAGTGCATGATGTTTTGAGAGCCAAGTCTTTGTTTGACTTTGGCAAGAAACAACGATCTCTCTCCCTTGCTAGACGCTCCGATGCCCCTGATGTAGTTAGTGGCAATGGACATGAG CATGCGATCGCCTACACTGGAACATCACAAGAATTGTACGGAGCGAAGGCAACGATAAATGTGTGGGACCCATCCATCCAATTGGTCAACGAGTTCAGCTTATCACAGATCTGGGTACTTTCGGGATCATTCGACGGCTCAGATCTCAACAGCATCGAAGCTGGATGGCAG GTCAGTCCGGAGCTTTACGGTGACAGCAGGCCCAGATTGTTTACATACTGGACA AGTGATTCATACCAGGCCACAGGATGCTACAACCTTCTCTGTGCAGGGTTTGTGCAATCTAATAGCAGAATAGCCATTGGAGCTGCCATTTCTCCTGTATCATCAAATGCAGGCAACCAATATGACATTACCATCCTCATTTGGAAG GATCCAAAACTGGGGAATTGGTGGATGGGATTTAGTGACAATACCCTAGTAGGGTATTGGCCAGCAGAGCTATTTACACACCTAGCAGACCATGCCACCATGGTGGAGTGGGGTGGTGAAGTGGTAAATTCAAGGGCCAATGGTCAGCACACCTCAACCCAGATGGGCTCAGGCCACTTTGCCGAAGATGGATTCGGAAAAGCAAGCTATTTTCGGAACCTAGAAATTGTTGACTCCGACAATAGCCTCAGCTCAGCCCAAGCTATCTCTATACTAGCCGAGAACACAAATTGCTACAATATCAAAAGCTCCTACAACAATGAATGGGGCACATATTTTTACTATGGAGGTCCTGGGAAAAATCCACAGTGCCCGTGA